One genomic segment of Novosphingobium sp. RL4 includes these proteins:
- a CDS encoding efflux RND transporter periplasmic adaptor subunit, translating to MHDSTSELAAQPTGPETRTLKRVGIGAAVIALAVVGAGIATRLSATRDLEAVAEDAAVPTVAVVTPASAADAGGLALPGTAQAFNSAAIYARTNGYVRSWQADIGDKVGAGQTLAVLDAPEVDQQLAQAKADYQTALANQRLAATTSKRWSAMLKQDAVSQQEVDEKAGDLAAKTALANAALASVRELEATRGFTRLSAPFAGVVTSRSAQIGALVVAGNAAAQPLFTVSDVHRMRVYVRVPQIYSAQVIQGVNVDLTLPEFPGRKFPGTVTRSAGAVDAQSGAVLVEVQADNSEGALKPGAFVEAHFDVAGGVQGLTLPGSTILYTDKGPSVAVVGANDRVTVRPVTIARDLGKTVVVSVGVRQGDRVVDSPPDSMRSGDQVKIQKAAPKPAAPAAAKGAAHGG from the coding sequence ATGCATGATTCGACCTCTGAACTCGCCGCCCAGCCCACGGGGCCGGAAACCCGCACGCTGAAGCGGGTCGGCATCGGCGCCGCGGTGATCGCGCTGGCCGTGGTCGGCGCGGGCATCGCCACGCGCCTCAGCGCCACGCGCGATCTCGAAGCCGTGGCCGAGGATGCCGCCGTGCCCACCGTCGCCGTCGTTACCCCGGCGAGCGCGGCGGACGCGGGCGGCCTTGCGCTGCCGGGCACCGCGCAGGCGTTCAACAGCGCCGCGATCTATGCCCGCACCAACGGCTATGTCCGCAGCTGGCAGGCCGACATAGGCGACAAGGTGGGCGCCGGGCAGACGCTCGCCGTGCTCGATGCGCCCGAAGTCGACCAGCAGCTGGCGCAGGCCAAGGCGGACTATCAGACCGCGCTGGCCAACCAGCGGCTCGCCGCCACGACCTCGAAGCGCTGGAGCGCCATGCTCAAGCAGGACGCCGTCTCGCAGCAGGAAGTGGATGAGAAGGCGGGCGATCTCGCCGCGAAGACCGCGCTCGCCAATGCCGCGCTCGCCAGCGTTCGCGAACTGGAAGCCACGCGCGGCTTCACCCGCCTCTCGGCCCCGTTCGCGGGTGTCGTGACCAGCCGCTCGGCGCAGATCGGCGCGCTGGTGGTGGCGGGCAATGCCGCTGCGCAGCCGCTGTTCACCGTTTCCGACGTGCACCGCATGCGCGTCTATGTCCGGGTGCCGCAGATCTATTCGGCGCAGGTCATCCAGGGCGTGAACGTCGATCTGACACTGCCCGAGTTCCCGGGGCGCAAGTTCCCCGGCACCGTTACCCGCAGCGCGGGCGCCGTCGATGCGCAGTCCGGCGCGGTCCTCGTCGAGGTCCAGGCCGACAACAGCGAAGGCGCGCTGAAGCCGGGCGCCTTCGTGGAAGCCCACTTCGACGTTGCGGGCGGCGTGCAGGGCCTGACCCTGCCGGGCAGCACGATCCTCTATACCGACAAGGGCCCGAGCGTGGCCGTGGTCGGCGCGAACGACCGCGTTACCGTGCGCCCGGTCACCATTGCGCGCGATCTTGGCAAGACGGTGGTGGTTTCGGTCGGCGTCAGGCAGGGCGACCGAGTGGTGGACAGCCCGCCGGATTCGATGCGCAGCGGCGATCAGGTGAAGATCCAGAAGGCCGCGCCGAAGCCTGCCGCTCCTGCGGCAGCAAAGGGCGCCGCTCATGGCGGCTAG
- a CDS encoding efflux transporter outer membrane subunit, which yields MAARLRAAAALLFAGCSMAGCSMAPDYHAPETAAPPAFREVAGWSQAAPRDVEARGEWWTMFGDPTLDDLEKRAEAASPTLAAALARYDQARAAAGVTASDLYPTVGASAEASRDRVSAGRPLSTGTARTYNNYVVGGSLSYELDLWGRVRNSVKAANAEAVASGGDLASARLSLQASVADAYLRLRGLDAQADLLNRSVEAFERALKLTDTRHSGGIASGIDVNRARTVLGNARAQVSAIANERAATEHELAALVGVVPSEFSLPMRSEPLDVPDVAVGVPSELLQRRPDIAAAERRVFAANARIGVAKAAWFPSIGLGAAGGWQTTNGDLLKTPNTFWSLGPVSALLTLFDGGARKSQVKMSRAEYEEVAASYRSTVLGAFQDVEDAIAAMHHLETQAGAQRDAAQAAQRTSEIALSRYRDGASDYLEVVTAQTDALDAQRSWISVQTARLRANVAYVRAMGGMS from the coding sequence ATGGCGGCTAGGCTGCGCGCAGCCGCAGCGCTGCTTTTCGCCGGGTGTTCCATGGCCGGGTGCTCGATGGCGCCCGACTATCACGCCCCCGAAACCGCCGCACCGCCGGCTTTCCGCGAAGTGGCGGGCTGGTCGCAGGCGGCCCCGCGCGATGTCGAGGCGCGCGGCGAGTGGTGGACGATGTTCGGCGACCCGACACTGGACGATCTGGAAAAGCGGGCCGAAGCCGCCAGCCCGACGCTGGCCGCCGCGCTCGCCCGCTACGATCAGGCACGCGCGGCCGCCGGTGTCACCGCCTCGGATCTCTATCCGACGGTCGGTGCCAGCGCGGAGGCATCGCGAGACCGCGTTTCGGCCGGCCGCCCGCTATCGACGGGTACGGCACGCACCTATAACAACTACGTGGTCGGCGGCAGTCTGTCCTACGAACTCGACCTGTGGGGCCGGGTTCGCAATTCGGTGAAAGCCGCCAATGCCGAGGCGGTGGCATCCGGCGGCGATCTCGCCTCGGCGCGGCTCAGCCTCCAGGCCTCGGTGGCGGATGCCTACTTGCGGCTGCGGGGGCTCGATGCACAGGCGGACCTGCTAAACCGTTCGGTCGAGGCGTTCGAGCGCGCGCTCAAGCTCACTGACACGCGGCATTCGGGCGGCATCGCCTCGGGCATCGACGTCAATCGCGCCCGCACCGTGCTGGGTAATGCCCGTGCGCAAGTCTCGGCCATCGCCAACGAGCGTGCGGCGACCGAGCACGAACTGGCGGCGCTGGTCGGCGTGGTGCCGTCGGAATTCTCGCTGCCGATGCGCAGCGAGCCGCTCGATGTGCCGGACGTTGCCGTGGGCGTGCCTTCGGAACTGCTCCAGCGCCGTCCCGACATCGCCGCAGCCGAGCGCAGGGTCTTTGCCGCCAATGCCCGCATCGGCGTGGCCAAGGCGGCGTGGTTCCCCTCGATCGGCCTCGGCGCGGCCGGGGGCTGGCAGACCACGAATGGCGACCTGCTGAAGACGCCCAACACCTTCTGGTCGCTCGGCCCGGTTTCGGCGCTGCTGACGCTGTTCGACGGCGGCGCGCGCAAGTCGCAAGTGAAGATGTCTCGCGCGGAGTACGAGGAAGTGGCGGCCAGCTACCGTTCCACCGTGCTCGGCGCGTTCCAGGACGTGGAGGATGCGATCGCGGCGATGCACCACCTGGAGACGCAGGCCGGGGCCCAGCGCGATGCGGCGCAGGCCGCGCAGCGCACCAGCGAGATCGCCCTGTCGCGCTACCGCGACGGCGCTTCGGACTATCTCGAAGTGGTCACCGCCCAGACTGACGCGCTCGACGCGCAGCGCTCGTGGATCAGCGTACAGACGGCGCGGCTGCGCGCCAATGTCGCTTATGTCCGGGCGATGGGCGGCATGAGCTAG
- a CDS encoding glycosyl transferase gives MNATVAAASQVVLPPPATTLKGAAPRLIHVLAIGGAHQLPHIVPVACELERRHPGSVTIFVPKAADVQAVRDLAARMGLPLPALVEMRLPAPLNALVPGFARKMARLIYWSPLLRDAELILCAERTSTILPRLWKQCPPLVHIPHGAGDRAVGFEKRFELFDHVIVAGEKDRDRLLAAGLVTPQHCTAAGPIKLAAMLRAGLHPAPLFDNGRKTILYNPHFTKKLNSFDAFAAKLIDAVVRDGRYNLVVAPHVRMAARWSASRRREWEALAVPGQVIVDLGSPRCNDMTYTCSADLYLGDVSSQVYEFLIRPRPCLFVNAHEAQWQDCEDYAMWHFGDVVAPDADPVAAIDQAFADHRAYVAWQKERMRYSIGGLDWKPDGTPFIASQDPIRLAADIVSRVAGLSPALA, from the coding sequence ATGAACGCAACTGTTGCAGCCGCATCGCAAGTCGTCCTCCCGCCTCCGGCCACCACCCTGAAGGGCGCCGCGCCGCGCCTGATCCATGTACTGGCGATCGGCGGCGCGCACCAGTTGCCGCATATCGTACCGGTGGCTTGCGAACTGGAACGGCGCCATCCCGGCAGCGTGACCATCTTCGTCCCCAAGGCCGCCGACGTGCAGGCCGTGCGCGATCTCGCGGCGAGAATGGGCCTGCCCCTGCCGGCGCTGGTGGAAATGCGCCTGCCTGCCCCGCTGAATGCACTCGTTCCCGGCTTCGCGCGAAAGATGGCGCGGCTGATCTACTGGTCGCCGCTGCTGCGCGATGCCGAACTGATCCTCTGCGCGGAACGCACCTCCACGATCCTGCCGCGCCTCTGGAAGCAGTGCCCGCCGCTGGTGCACATTCCCCATGGCGCCGGCGACCGGGCGGTCGGCTTCGAAAAACGCTTCGAACTGTTCGACCATGTGATCGTGGCGGGCGAAAAGGACCGCGACCGGTTGCTGGCTGCCGGGCTGGTGACGCCGCAACACTGCACCGCCGCCGGGCCGATCAAGCTGGCGGCGATGCTGCGCGCCGGGCTCCATCCCGCGCCGCTGTTCGACAATGGCCGCAAGACGATCCTCTACAACCCGCACTTCACCAAGAAGCTGAATTCCTTCGACGCCTTCGCTGCGAAACTGATCGATGCGGTGGTGCGTGACGGGCGCTACAACCTCGTGGTCGCGCCCCATGTGCGGATGGCGGCCCGTTGGTCTGCAAGCCGCCGACGCGAGTGGGAAGCGCTGGCAGTGCCGGGGCAAGTGATCGTCGACCTCGGCTCGCCGCGCTGCAACGACATGACATATACCTGCAGCGCCGATCTCTATCTCGGCGATGTCAGCAGCCAGGTCTACGAATTCCTGATCCGCCCGAGGCCGTGCCTCTTCGTCAACGCGCACGAAGCGCAGTGGCAGGACTGCGAGGACTACGCGATGTGGCACTTCGGCGATGTGGTGGCGCCGGACGCCGATCCCGTGGCGGCCATCGACCAGGCCTTCGCCGACCACCGCGCCTATGTGGCCTGGCAGAAGGAGCGCATGCGCTATTCGATCGGCGGGCTCGACTGGAAACCGGACGGCACGCCCTTCATCGCCTCCCAGGACCCGATCCGCCTTGCCGCGGACATCGTCTCCCGCGTCGCCGGGCTTTCACCGGCCCTGGCCTGA
- a CDS encoding response regulator transcription factor: protein MQILLVEDDASLAAHVAAGLREAGHIVEHRADGREGLIQATCETYDVIVLDRMLPSLDGLKLLAALRATENATPVLIVSALGDVDERVRGLRAGGDDYMAKPFAMSELLARVESLGRRGAAVTEPSDFLRVADLEIDLVAHVVSRGSRRINLTLRELRILAYLARNAGRVVTRSMLLENVWDYNFDPQTNIIDQHISKLRQKIAQDEEAPLIHTIRGLGYVMRPE, encoded by the coding sequence ATGCAGATCCTGCTTGTCGAAGACGATGCCAGTCTGGCTGCCCATGTCGCGGCGGGTCTTCGCGAGGCCGGGCACATTGTCGAGCATCGGGCGGACGGGCGCGAAGGGCTGATCCAGGCCACTTGCGAGACCTACGACGTCATCGTGTTGGACCGGATGCTCCCCTCGCTGGACGGGCTCAAGCTGCTGGCGGCGCTGCGCGCGACGGAGAACGCCACGCCGGTCCTGATCGTCAGCGCCCTGGGCGATGTGGACGAGCGCGTGCGCGGCCTGCGCGCGGGCGGCGACGATTACATGGCCAAGCCCTTCGCGATGTCGGAACTGCTGGCGCGGGTGGAAAGCCTCGGTCGCCGCGGCGCCGCCGTCACCGAGCCGAGCGACTTCTTGCGGGTGGCCGACCTGGAGATCGATCTTGTTGCTCACGTGGTTTCCCGGGGCAGCCGGCGGATCAACCTGACCCTGCGCGAACTGCGGATTCTCGCCTATCTCGCGCGGAATGCGGGGCGGGTGGTGACCCGTTCGATGCTGCTGGAGAACGTGTGGGACTACAATTTCGATCCCCAGACCAACATCATCGACCAGCACATTTCCAAGCTGCGCCAGAAGATCGCGCAGGACGAAGAGGCGCCGCTGATCCACACGATCCGCGGGCTTGGCTACGTCATGCGGCCGGAGTGA